The window tttcgaaATAGACCGATAAACAAATATCAACCATAGAGGTCCATGTAAATATAAACGATCACTAGTGAACTTGCACAAAAAATTGCCTACCTGGTCAGTGCTACgaatataccgggacaatctcttgaaacttgaaaataatttgcgcatGCGTTTAGCATGTTTTATCAGCTGTTCATGCaagctggccatcccgagtttcagctgtcaaactctgtttctggcggcgatgtagttgacacgaattttcgaggttagaatctcaaataattgagctattgactcggaaaggtttcggaagcatttttttattgtgcCGGGAAAttgattcttcaaaaaaacggtcgaaatttaatgcttatgctcttttaaaattcaaacgtacacattttgcgtacgttggcccgcctggatcgcggacaagaatatcgctgcgggaagatttcgccgaccaatgagattgaattatttggcgcatgcgcggttgattttcaagtctCAAGAGATTCTCCCGGTATAAAAACACTGAGTAgctaataaattattgcaaatgTATCCTATGTGGTCTGATTAAGTGAAACATAATCTGAGTGTGTGGATGGCTACTGGCCAGGCAGTGTGCAGGAGACTGTGGTGCACCGCGCCAGTCTGGGATCCAGCACAAGCGTGCCATACACAGCACATGCCATGGGCTGATGGGACCGCTTGTGCCTACGGAAAGTGGTGCCACCGTGGAGAGTGCGTGTCTCGGAAGCATCTCAAGCCGGTCGATGGACAATGGGGACCATGGGGAGAGTGAGTTTTGCTTCAAAagaataaacaattaattttcaactgaaggaaatttattttttgctaaTAAAAGGTGCTTCCAAAGTAGAATTCCATACATTACATATCATTacttgtaataattacaaattaaatttgctcaagttaaaaataaattgaatgacATGATGGAAAtgcattacaaaaaaaaaaaaaaaagaaaaaagaaacccaCGATATTTTGTGATAAGTCTAGTATTTTCGCTTTTAATCTCGAAAAAAGTGAATGTTTACGTGATTTTAACTCCaatcttgaataacttttaaaATGATCgagttatcaaaaaattatgagagatcttttttgtagaatattgaattccgaaaaatatttatcggatattatttctaattgcctcgttactgattgtgagctaCAAGAttcagaaataacaaaaattgttttcgcTTGTTgaataaatggaaaattacGTTCAAGAACCACTAAATATTAACGTTAAGGATTCAAATTATAACAGGCGTCTCATTTCCGTTTCCTACATCTATTAAACGTatgactttaaaaaaaaatagtcaattttttggGACTACCATAATAAACATGTCTCTCGACGATGGTAAATCTTCCTAGATATGTTGGCCAATTTATCATAATccaatttgtaatttgttcttttttattttaaacttcCCTTATTTGAAATATACGTGTTGCACTATCAATTATTACTTTCAACAAAATTAGGTACTGAACACGTTTGGTGTCACAGCATATATTTAACGTGTTCTCAAATTGTCACTTATAATTCTCTATACTTCCTGTAAATTTTAAACGAATCATCCAAATTGAATATTACGTATCTTGTTTCAAATGACAtttcaatcattatttttacgcAAGCCGTAAGACGTCAGATCATTACTTATTACTTTGCGcattgtgagaaaatttatagtaCTGTTTTAAACGGCAAAGTCTCAAAGTACAGAATCTCTAACATTTCACACTTTCACAATTGAAATAAGTttgtttacgaaaaaatagAACGATTGTTTAAAACGTTATGGTATTGGATTGTATGTTTATATGCGTTGAAATATTGACGTATTGCCGTCGAATTGTTGTTTATTGGGTCATTCTAACCGATTTCATTATATCCATTATTTACATGTCAATATCGTTTGAAAccaatctttcattttacttgaGCAATAACAttgtgtatatgtgtaatattatttcagTTACGGAGAATGTACACGAACATGTGGTGGTGGtatcaagaaaaaatatcgcgaATGCAACAATCCGCTTCCACAAAACGGTGGAAATTACTGCATCGGCACCAGGGTGAAGTACCGCAGTTGCGGAACGAAAGATTGTCCATCCGACAGTAAAGATTTCAGGTATGTAGAATTTATCATCATTGGTGTTTATGGAAGCTGACATCCAAGTTGTCGTGAAAAATcacatggaaaaattttcttacagaGAAGAACAGTGTTCGAAattcaacaacaacaacatgaATATTCGCAACCTAGCAAGAAATGTCAAATGGCATGCAAAATACAACAGAAGTgagtttatttctttataaaaATCTTTAGTTCTCGGTACAACATGACGATCATTCGATCCGGCTACACAGAGAATAACGTAATATCGTAAAAAAGGTTGCATCTTTGAAGATATTTGCATGTAATTGctccatttttctttcagtctTACCCAACGATCGTTGCAAATTGTACTGCGAGGTAGAAAGTAATCAGTATTACATGTTACGCGACAAAGTGATTGATGGAACGCCCTGCGGTCTTGATACTTTCGACATTTGTGTGAACGGTCGTTGCAAAGCGGCCGGCTGTGATCACATATTGAATTCATCCGCCGAATTGGATACTTGCGGGGTTTGCAAAGGAGATAATTCAACCTGCCAAAGGATCACAGGTTCATACAATATCAGCCGTTACGGATATACCAGAGTGACCAAAATACCTGCTGGGAGTAGTTACATCGACATAAGACAGCACGGATGGCGAGGATCGAACAACGACAGCAATTACCTTGGTAATTCGGTGTTTTCttttggtgtaaaaaattttcaacgatattccgcaagaaatcgaaaaaaatccaccatttttttggttttctcATTGAAAACGATAGAAAAAACTACAGTGAATTGAGATCAtccacaattttttacacggtataaaaaattaaccgtaccagaaaaataaaacgaaactcCGTGAATTTTCGTAAACGAGTAGGAATATTCACGAAAAGTTACGATAATCGACGGTTTTCGAGAcaagaataaaacaaattcatCGGCCGTGAAAATgaggataaaattatttttctcgagCTCTTGTGAATTTCACAGAAATTAACACActaatgattaattatttctttctaTTCGTGTTCACTCCGTATTTAGCGctaaaaaatggtgaaaccGGAGAGAATATTTTGAACGGAAAATACATGGTGGCCCATCGTAAAGTAATCATACAACCTGGGATTACTATCGAATACAGCGGACCCGAATCCGTGATTGAACGTCTAAACAGCTCCCGGCCTATTGCATTCGACCTAATTTTAGAGGTGAGTATATTTcttgaaagaatttcaaaagaatacaGGAATcgcgaattaaaaaattcgttcagTCTGACTTGACTGAAAATGGTCGCTTGACTAGATTTTTCAGTCttgattaatttataattattgaattgttaaatatttactTAATCCAGCTGTCTGAATACCAGAAATAAACCTCAAAGTAAGCAGCTAAATGTTTAGGaaggtattttttatttttatttttttttttgcgttaaGTGGGTAAAAAACAGGTGTGAAGAAAGGGAGAATTAATTTATCTATCaactgaaaaaagtttttcacccCATGCTTCTGACGGTATTGAAGTTCATTGCAAAGTAaaatttacttaatttttgttcccgttttatcggaatttttttcccgacaAGCCCAGAGTAAATAGGTTTTAAGGAAGTCTCCattttaatagaaaaaaaacaaaaccacaATTAGTCATAGCTGTGATTTTGTGACTTACGTAGATTTTGTCGGTTGGAAGTTTGTACCCACCACAAATATCGTACGAATATACGGTTCCGAAGAATATTCTCACCAGCTACACTTGGGTGCTGAGCGATTGGACGTCTTGCAATCGCGTCTGCCAAGGCACGATGCGTCGCACACCGGAATGTCGCAGTACCGAAAACAAGGATGTTCTTCCGGATGACTATTGCAGAGCGGAGAGCAAGCCGTCCGAAGAAAATCAGCCATGCAACATGCATTGTACCGTCAGGTCAGTtgaatggtgaaaaaattcattcgaaatcCAAAACCATATTTTTCGAACTACGCtcgaaaaaaatctgcaacaTTGTTTCCAGAGATGAATAATACAGTTATTCCGATAATGTCTGAGGGATTTTAGgaaattttacacaatttttggAACAACTTCGAACATTCTTTCGAAAATCCATTTTctattgaaaatctgaaaaactcCGAGTTACTAAGTGCTTGAATATGATTGGTCAAGTTCTGGGTGAAAATCGAATGAATGGACGAAGaggtgaaaattgaatcaattcCGAAGGAAaacttatacatatttttcatacttcaTTCTGTATCGCAAATCTTCAAAGTTTTGAGTTTTGATCTTTctgggaatgaaaaaaagtttgacaaacgtttgaaattagttttcccgaaaaatcttgaataatgtgcaaaataatattttcaataaaactaGAATCATGAACAGAATACAGAaaggttttaaaaatatcgaggtttttttctacaaaattttcgaagttgattttttcctcgtaggaataaaaatatttctaaaacgTATCTAAactttctgaaaaattattccctGAAACTGTTAGAAacgaatatttcaattaaatttgcaaatttttgggTAAAGCTTCTGCAAGTAATTTTCGCCTCGATAATCACCGATTTCTGTCATCATTAAACACTGTGTTTACACTGTGTTGGACTGAAGTCGCGACAAATTTTCCACGCTCCAGACATTTTGTAATCCAGCAAAGTTCCTTCCGAAACTTGTTTCACTCCAATTCGTGTAACAGCCTCGCATTATGGGATCTGGATTTCAGGTGGATCGTCATCAGCGAATCTGAGTGCTCCAGTCATTGCGGTCCAGGCACACGAACCGTTATCTCTCAGTGCATGTATCAATTTTCTGCCGGCACAAGGCCGATATCTGAACACGCTTGCGTTCATCTTGCGAGGCCAGCCAGCCGAGAGGTTTGCATAGGACCATGCGACGAGGCTCATTGGCTGTATGGACAGTGGGGACACTGCAGCAAGACGTGTGGTGGTGGAATACAATTCCGCACAGCTACTTGTGTCGATTCGAACAATTATCCGGTACCCGAAAGCAAATGTGACTCTGAAAATAAGGTGTTACAGCAAATCTGTGAACAGGGTGCATGTCCGAAATGGACTCTTGCGTTAGACTGGACGCCGGTAtgtaaaataagaatattcatgTGGATAGTAGGATGTATTAAATTTAAACAGTATACCGCTTTTCTTTTACAAGTAGACGGCTGAAAAAGTTGGCGAATTTTAGGAATTTGTGTCTCAACAATTGATTAATCAATTCAGTtgtggttctttttttttgttcaaatttatgtagatggaattttatttgcgttttttttcatcggtaTTGATCAATAGAAAGCGTTTTCATTGGCTATAACGTCAAGCATTTCGCTCGATGACATGTTTTGCGGTGCCCGCGATGACTCAAAAACGGCTCTACCGatttacttcaagttttgaGACagtatttttgtataataaatctCCTTTGCTTGATGAAACTCGTAAATTGcaacaaaaatgaaacttaATCTTCGGAAGGTCGCCATTTTGtagaacgaaataaaaataaaaagttcaatgaacgaaatgaattttcatgatttgaatgatttttgaaagcCGTATTGTGACAGCGATCTAAAATTTTGCTTAATTCTACTTAAGAACGTAAGTAActttgtatttaaaaaaaattgagtcgACAAGATGTTCCATCACAATCGTAAATCGGCcatcataaaaaattataacccCACATTGAAActcaatttcatttcgatcAAGTTTGCTAAAATCCATCAtccgtcaatttttcagtgCTCAGTCACATGCGGCAATGGTACACAAGAACAACCTTACTGGTGTCAGATAGAAAATCGTGTTATATCAGCCACATATTGCACCGATCCGAGGCCCGTATCCTCAAGAATATGCGATATGGGACCATGTTTCAAATGGCATTCCAGCGAATGGAGTCCGGTAAGCTAAAAGCTTCATTAGCTCGTTAGATATGAATCGAAACAATTCGTAGACTGATCAGATTTTTTGTCTTAGTGTTCCGTGAGCTGTGGGGAGGGAGTGTTGCGACGAGAAATTACTTGCAGAAATGTCAACGGCACTCCAAGTTCAGAATGTGATACTTTGCACGCACCACCGAGGACGAGATTATGCAAGCATCAGCCTTGTCCTATCCAGGTAATCACGTATCCATTACGGATCGTTTCATTCGTTTCCACTATCATTGGCCTtacaaaaaaaacattactgGAGTTTTTCTAACGGTTTCTCCTATTCGGAATTAGTCCTCTTTGATCCAGAGAGTCCGACCAATTCATCCTTGAGCAAATGATTCGcaacaacatttttcacaacaatATTTCCAACTTTGTCCGGTACTTGGAAACGCTGAGATTTTTCAgctaaattttaacgatttcTCACAGGTGATATCGACTACCCCAATAACGTACGCTGCTGACTCTGATGATTTCAACAAGCAACACGAGAACGAAATTGACCAGTTTCACCCTGGATACACCTGGCGGACTGGAAGCTTTGGCAATGTAAGTAAAGACACCAGTCCTTCGATGGATTTTTATACAGTTATCACTCACTGATTTCCATTTTTCGATATCAATTTTCATGCGGTTTGACGTTGTCGTCAAAACGTAGAAGAGATCACGAGATCCTATATTTTACAGTGCTCAAAGCCGTGTAACGGTGGCTCTCAAAGTAGGATGGTCAGGTGTAGCTCGGCTATATCGGGCGAAGTTTCCAACGACGACTATTGCGATCAGAAACAAAAACCACCAACGGTCATTCTATGCAATCAACACGCCTGCCCGCGATGGAATACTGGTGATTGGAGCCAGGTGAGATGGGGAAAGTCAATGTGGCATGAATCTAGGGGGTGTAATTTTAACGTTAAAAAAACGAGGGAATTCTTTCAGTGCGCTTCTACGTGTGGTCCGGGATTCCAACATCGTCAAGTACGCTGTCAAAGTGATCGCGGCGAGATTCTACCCGATAAAGAATGTTCCGAAAGTGAAAAACCTTATCATGTTCGGAGGTGCTTTAAGGAAGCATGTACAGGCGCAAAGACACAAGGATTGCATTCCTCGAATATTCCGGGATCAGTAAGGTGGAGAGTTTCGAAGTTCACCCCCGTAAGTTAAAGCTAATCAGTTTTATTCATGTGGTTAGCGTACATGTATTTCATTGTTGAGTCGCAATTTCATCCGTGAAGATTGTTGTCCAATGATATCAGTAACgtgtcaatttttatcgtacGTCTTATGCCAAGTCGTTTGCTATCGTATTTCAATTAACGTGCGCGAACAAACTGTTGTGATATTCATCCGcccggaaatttttttacacttcatCACAACATAAAGACAAATAGTGTCCGAGCAACAGTGTTACAACATCACTCGAGTTTCCGGTTCAGAGACTATCACGTGGTTCATAAACATAATCACATCCTCggtggaaattttcattttttttttttttttgttacttttctACGAAAATCTACGCTAAACTATAACCGTTATTCTATTGAATTGTAGATTGTCTTGCAAATTCGTACAACTTTACAACAGTTTacggaattttatttccatttttgtagaaattttttgcacaaattCACTGATGCAGTAAAAAGTACATTATACTCACTTATGAAAAATCACGGCGTTatgtgtcaatttttttggaaccgtcgagtttttatttcgttgtAGATATTGTAGACGATTTCAAGTTTCTATGAAGCATCTACAAACACAACGGTTTTCTAAGACTTTTTGTTTTAGAAAATTCCTCCGCCAATCAAATCGAACCAGCAGAGTGCAATGACCAAACTCGCATTTAACTGACGTGTCGATTTCGCCTGACACgaatacaatttcaaaattctcaatGCACTTATTGACTTAATCTTATTCTAGCATTCAAAAGTTTATTCTCACGTgcttgaatataaaatattgcaCAAAACTTTGTAATCGCTACTTTAAATTTGAGCCCTTGGTACTCAGCGTCTAAATTCGACCGATGAATATTCATCTTAGTAGATtcagtaaataatattttttttttcttctttgaatCACTGATCACAATACTAATAAATTCATATACCACGTTAAGTTCTTTGTCAACTTCAAGGCGGACGATCAATATCAAGTATTTGCAATATAAATGTTGACGCATTGAACCTAAGTACCAAAGTGTCAATTTTTTGAGACGTCAACCAATACATTGATATTTCAGATCCACTGAAATTTAACACGTGGATAAAACTCTCATTGTAAACCTTGAAGTAGAAACAGAACTAGCATAATACTTATGAGCTTATACTGTAGTACAATTATAATGATTACAATTCGGTGAGTTATTAACGAGCTCACACATGCCACACCAATTAAAATGCAACGTCTCACTTTgcttgaaatcaaaatttttgcacgACTGGCAAATTTTTCCAGTGTTCAAAATCGTGCGGATATGGTACTAAAACTCGCAGGGTGGACTGCGTAGCAAAGACTGGCACAGCCGAGGTTACGGTTGAAGACCAAAAGTGCGCAGGGCTAAAACGGCGACCCAAGTCACAGAGGCCATGTCAGCAAAGACCATGTGCCTTGACTTGGCAGGAGGGACCCTGGACTGAGGTACCCATGCCACACAACCACACCACTCTCATTGACCGATAGCAAGATTAGGGTTGCATTTTTCGCAATCAAATTATCACGACTCGTTATGCCATTATTTGGATAGATAATTTgaacggaaaagaaaaaaaaaacatgcaaaaAATGGAACTGGGGATATGTAAATAATGATTTACCTGTCGATGATCAAAGTTCGTTCTATgcgttttcttattttttttgttttcaagattcaaatattgtgaaagAGAATGGAATGCGTTCATTTTTAAGAATGTATACAGATGAACCGGTAATATTGTCATTGAAGGGTGAATATAGTAAACTACGGATCATTAATCATATTGGAGTAAAATTAATAGTTTCTTTTAGAATTCTTTTGTAAAGTCTCCATATCCAGATACgggaaaaatattcttgacaAATGTTCTTATTTCGTTGTTTCTCAAAGTATCGgttaatttacaaaatttttaacgtaTTTGTTGCAATTTCTGAGGTCCATTTTTAGATAAATTCAGGGTAAACACTTGATTTGtgaaagtttcgaaaaatcctTTTTTAAGaactttttctttgaaattgagAAGTTTCTAAACGTTTTTACCAGAGactcgaatattttttctcacaattacggttcaaaaattatttgtggaTGACATTATCAAATTTGCAATAAGAAGTTAAGTATTACTTGATAAGCTTCTAACTAGTGTGTTTACCACGAAAGAATGTTGATCAGAAAATCAGATTACACACTTTTGATTTTGATTACACTCTAAATTTTTACGATGGTGCGATATGGTACATATACccggacaatctcttgaaacttgaaaatcaatcgcgcatgcgcgagtttcaTCGGCTCTTtgtgcaggctggccatcccgagttttcagctgtcaaactgtttctggtggcgatgtagttgatacgaattttcgaagttagaatctcaaatcattcaggtagtgactcggaaaaggttgggaagcatttgttctTGTGTCgaaaagttgattcttcaaagaacggtcgaaATTTAACGattatgctctttgaaaattcaaacgtacacattttgcgtacgttggcccgcctgcatcgccgataagaatatcgctgcaggaagatttcgccgaccaatgagatcaaattatttggtgcgtgcgcagttgattttcaagtttcaagagattgtcccggtatagcCAACTTTAAAGTGTAACGATATGTTACAAATGACTAATGAACGTCATGCTCGCaatcaagaaaattttaaccatACAATTGTGCTCTTAAGCTGTTCCATTCAATGATAACCTTAGTTATCTTCAATCAAACAACTAACTCTGATCATAGACGATATTCTTGTGTGATTGCAGTATCTCGATTGATACGCGTAGAAGATTAGAGTCCTAGCCCTACTGTAACGTgtgtttaatatttttgctTTTTGAATGCTGTATATCTACTACTTTGGCGGGAAATTGGcacatgaaaattttcgggCATGTATTAGGGTATTCacagtatttttaattttcttattttcataataGCGCACGATTATATGATGTTGCAGCGCTTGGCAATGTTTATTCACGTTGCTTTAATTTGCACATTTTACAGTTAATATTTATGTTACGCTTACTTCACAATATTCCTGTctcgttttaatttttgtttttttgtccTTCTTTTTTGGGAGCTCAAACTTGACATGCTTATTTAACAACCAATTATTGCACAAACTTTTTCTCTTTGCTAACTTACTCATATACgtactttttatttcctccTAAGTCTAGTTGAACTCGTCTTTCGATACTATTGAACGAGTTCTCAATCACACTAttcattcaatattttatcGCCTTACTACTACTGCAAACTTGTTTATGAAGCTCGCAAAATATCGTCTGTTCACGTGTATGTGttgcgataaaaatatttttttttccgccgATTTTCCAAATTAAAACAGATCTGTTATTGTACCTACTAcaattaaaatgaatattattaccCGTATACGAAAAGTCTATCGTTTTTACTATATTATTGCATGAGCATGATTTATGTTTACAAGCGTAAGGGTGGTACCCAAATTCGTTTGTTCAAAAGAAATCTGTCAGATCTCAATCGccgaattttcatttgaaagtaacatgtttaaaaatcgaaacttacattttctatttcacgAAGTTTTTATTGCTGAGAGTAGACTTATTGTTAATATAAGTAGCAGCAATTGTGCAGTATCTATTAAAAATCTCTTTTGTGGACTCGagtttctcataattttgccTCCAAATCTCAATGACAGACTAAATTCGAAATTCACTTGGGTACTATCCATTTACATGCATATCAACGTACGAGAATAAAGGAAATAGTCTCTGATTAACGGTGCATCATTACAAACAATACTGAtaccgaaaatgaaaatgaacatttgtgaatattataattcatATACTTTCATAGACCATTTCTTACAGACCTCTATTTGCAAATCTTGTACCTTCCTCTAATCTCGAAAACAAATCACAATGTGTCGACGAATCAATGTGGTGgttctgtgttttttttttttcttacctgaTTACACAATTCAACACGTTTCAATACTGAATGCATTTTATACACAGTGTTCGGCAGAGTGTGGAAATGGAATGCAAATGCGAACAGTCACTTGTCATCGAGTCAATAAATATGAATGGATGGATCCGACACCCGTCAATGGCTGTCGAATGAGTGAAAGGCCCGCAACTGAACAAACGTGCAAGCTCCGCGAATGCGATGATGAATATTACTGGGTGGCTGAACCATGGAGAAAGGTACCGTAAACGTACTAACCCTTATTTTTATTGGCAAAACGTGGTAAATTCAATTCCAGTAATATCTAGGATAATTATAGCGCATGTATATTGATAAGAATTTATTGGGACCCTTAGCAGATTGAGAACccaactgcgcatgcgcgagcttTGTCGTCTTTccgtgcaggctggccacctCAAGTTTGAGTTTCTTAAATGCAGCTGTCTATAGTTTATGAAGACaaagggaaattttttttgggcaaactTACGAATAAATCGGCTGCCCTGTATTGCCGATGAAAATGTGACCAGGTACGAGCTCGTCGGCCGATagagttcaattattttgcgcatgcgcagtcacCTACTCTACCTGCTAAGTTTCACCGTCTCCATTGTACGGTACGTTGAGATTTATATGTGAATGATATGTTTTTCACCAGTGCTCCGCTACTTGTGGACGTAAAGGAAAACAAGTAAGAAGGTTATTTTGTAAACGAAAAGATGGTACAAGGGTGAAAAATCGCTTTTGTCCCCGTGCACTGAAGCCACTGCGTAGACGCAAGTGTAACATACGCCGATGCGGTCTACTTTCATGTCTGGAAgctaaaaagaaattcaaaacaaCTCAAGATGGCGAATATTTACTGATAATTGGTGGAAA is drawn from Neodiprion fabricii isolate iyNeoFabr1 chromosome 3, iyNeoFabr1.1, whole genome shotgun sequence and contains these coding sequences:
- the LOC124177643 gene encoding A disintegrin and metalloproteinase with thrombospondin motifs 9-like isoform X1, with protein sequence MSRFVGRAATAAACVAIVLLVVLLVILWTGVRFGTISGPSNHRDLLNETVTPQGRELYEESDRPPEIVTGASIAFDRPQHRFGVKPKTSAEAEDLNDKDGQQSVEGIEGYGQQFKNLTAAVHNVEMVVPKKIHWNIYEDPEESNTATRHHTGHFRHSTAEVWDPHPQYEFKAFGKDFHLLLSQDTSFISPDITVTHVGENTTRREQLGHQIGCFYSGTVQGDPKSIVSVSLCHGMSGHIRTSTGSYLIEPADRQTAGRGLTDKPVLHQIYLASATRSNSNSVNLPDDRTGENDCVLIDNIDDEAPALLIDDTSGPKIYVGEHPRRERRSIYRKSHAEESREDYYTDSDDFGRDDVSEFVRHGDQRQFLGQYQRPRNRYFPNERRINPLQKYQNYEIEDPFSSWRPRRALPQEYFIEIMVVADAKMAEYHGEGLQNYILILMSTVSLIYKDPSIGNAISIVVVKIKNTTETFGTKQVNNGGIPANEMLNTFCLWQKHNNNPDETSPEHYDAALLLTRENLCHNTQEHRCDTLGLAQLGKMCNPRSSCAIVQDNGLAAAFTIAHEIGHVLSMPHDDDKNCRKYRGNTRIHNVMSRMLDDNTFPWEWSNCSRHFVTDYLDSGYGNCLLDEPSATTIPRTQRLPGEDYSENKQCELVFGVGSKICPFMAVCRRLWCTAPVWDPAQACHTQHMPWADGTACAYGKWCHRGECVSRKHLKPVDGQWGPWGDYGECTRTCGGGIKKKYRECNNPLPQNGGNYCIGTRVKYRSCGTKDCPSDSKDFREEQCSKFNNNNMNIRNLARNVKWHAKYNRILPNDRCKLYCEVESNQYYMLRDKVIDGTPCGLDTFDICVNGRCKAAGCDHILNSSAELDTCGVCKGDNSTCQRITGSYNISRYGYTRVTKIPAGSSYIDIRQHGWRGSNNDSNYLALKNGETGENILNGKYMVAHRKVIIQPGITIEYSGPESVIERLNSSRPIAFDLILEILSVGSLYPPQISYEYTVPKNILTSYTWVLSDWTSCNRVCQGTMRRTPECRSTENKDVLPDDYCRAESKPSEENQPCNMHCTVRWIVISESECSSHCGPGTRTVISQCMYQFSAGTRPISEHACVHLARPASREVCIGPCDEAHWLYGQWGHCSKTCGGGIQFRTATCVDSNNYPVPESKCDSENKVLQQICEQGACPKWTLALDWTPCSVTCGNGTQEQPYWCQIENRVISATYCTDPRPVSSRICDMGPCFKWHSSEWSPCSVSCGEGVLRREITCRNVNGTPSSECDTLHAPPRTRLCKHQPCPIQVISTTPITYAADSDDFNKQHENEIDQFHPGYTWRTGSFGNCSKPCNGGSQSRMVRCSSAISGEVSNDDYCDQKQKPPTVILCNQHACPRWNTGDWSQCASTCGPGFQHRQVRCQSDRGEILPDKECSESEKPYHVRRCFKEACTGAKTQGLHSSNIPGSVRWRVSKFTPCSKSCGYGTKTRRVDCVAKTGTAEVTVEDQKCAGLKRRPKSQRPCQQRPCALTWQEGPWTECSAECGNGMQMRTVTCHRVNKYEWMDPTPVNGCRMSERPATEQTCKLRECDDEYYWVAEPWRKCSATCGRKGKQVRRLFCKRKDGTRVKNRFCPRALKPLRRRKCNIRRCGLLSCLEAKKKFKTTQDGEYLLIIGGKNMSIYCHNMTGDQPLEYLTLASGDHENFAEIYDKRLLDPRTCPFNGQRNDNCKCANYTGSTSGRTMFRRIRLDPRTLIVDVDDFTFSWTKGSKRVEFGKAGDCYSSVQCPQGQFSINLVGTQLGLSPTLSWVTQGSMTSRIINKINQQKVVGKCGGYCGFCKLQTGLKLDVLPP